The Triticum urartu cultivar G1812 chromosome 6, Tu2.1, whole genome shotgun sequence genome includes the window CACATCATTATTGGTGTATGCCAACGAGCTAGAGGAAAtatataacgccctcgatgcggctatatcttctATATGTCGAAGCAcggcttagaggcataaccgtattgaaagcaatgtcgcaagtggggtaatcttcacacaacccatgtaatacaataagggaaaagatacatagttgacttacaatcgccacttcacacaattacataaataaagcattacatcaaccagatacaatcaaggtccgactacggaactaAAATAAAAAAAGACTACCCCGAATGCTATACAGAttcccgatcgaccccaactgagccccactattgatcaactagaacgaaacaacacaaaggacaataTCTTCATCGAGCttctccttgagcttggttgcgtcacctgcaaactggttttggaagtatctgtgagtcacggggactcagcaatctcacaccctcgcgatcaagactatttaagcttataggtaaggtaaaggtatgatgtggagctgcagcaagcgactagcatatatggtggctaaacatacgcaaatgagagcgagaagagaaggcaaaagcacggtcgaacaactatgatcaagaagtgatcctagaacaacctacgtcaagcataactccaacaccgtgttcacttcccggactccgccggaaagagaccatcacggttacacacgcggttgatgtgttttaattaaggtcaacttcaggttttctacaaccggacattaacaaattcccatctgcccataaccgcgggcacggctttcgaaagttcaaaaccctgcaggggtgtcccaacttagcccatcacaagctcttacggtcaacgaaggatattccttctcccaagacaatccgatcagactcggcatccaggttacaagacatttcgacaatgataaaacaagtccagcaacaccacccgaatgtgccgacaaatcccataagagctgcacatatctcgttctcagggcacactcagatgagctctccatacaactaaaaccaaacctcgagtttccccgagggggcgctgcacagggctctagtttggaccaacactcagaggagcactgggcgggggggggggaaaaataatgatgaccctcaggagcgtgACCCCCAaaggaaaagaggctaggtggcgaatggtaaaaccaatgttgggcattgctggaggagttttattcaaggcgaactgtcaaggggttcccattataacccaaccgcgtaaggaacgcaaaatccggaaacataacaccgatatgacggaaactagggcggcaagagtggaacaaaacaccaggcataaggccgagcctttcaccttttaccaagtatatagatgcattaattaaataagagatattgtgatatcccaacaaaatatccatgttccaacatggaacaagctccaatcttcacctgcaactaacaacgctataagagggggtgagcaaagcggtaacatagccaaacaacggtttgctaggacaaggtgggttagaggattggcttaacaatatgggaggcatgataagcaagtggtaggtatcgcagcataggcatagtaaaagagcgagcaactaagcaagcaaagatagaagtgatttcgagggtatggtcatcttgcctgaaatcccgcaaggaagaagaacgagtccaaatgaggtgcggttttcggccatgcgatcgtgatcaaacgaccgagatgatggagaggtcttaggtgggttttgggccaaatttggaggggtgttgggctgcaacacacacgaggcattttcggtccctcggttaaccgttggagtatcaaacgaagtccaaatggcacaaaacttgacacgcggtctaccggtagtaaaccaaagCCGCATGataagtctcggtccaatccgaaaacgtttaatacccgcacacgaaaagaagTAGAaaggacaccgggtgacataggagcgccagattgcaaaacggacaacggagaaaatgctcggatgcatgagacgaacaagtatgcaatgaaatgcacatgatgacatgatatgcaatgcatgacacgcaagcaatgacaaggcaacaacagcgaataactggaggacacctggcacatcggtctcggggcgttacaaaacAACAAGGGAGTGGTCAAAGTACTAGCTAGAACATGTTACTGTCGGGCCAAGTCCCTCCACATTGAGGTGTGTTGCTCGCAAGTCCAACACGTGAGCCGTTGATCTCAATTACATCGAACGGTTGTGAGAGCTTCCTGATGAAGGGAGTAGAAGAAAACTCTAGCCACTCCACTCATGTATGGTGGTGGCTGCCATTGTGAGAGTGAGAGAGGACACATAGAACAACACAACTCATGAGAAGAGAGAAAGAAGGAGAGGTAATTCTATCCAGACTTGATGTATATGACTAGACTAAGGTGGTTGTCAAAGGCTCAAACATGCTTGCGGCACCAAACTTGATGCGTTAGTTCCTTACTTTGAGCATCAAATATGAGAGTGGTTTCGTCGGTTCAGTCTGCTGCAGTTTCAGCACATAATAGTTTTTGGAGACAAATAAATTGGGTAGGCAAACGACGTTCAATTAAGTTGAAATTTGGAGCGTATCTCAGGAACTTGTGTCTATTTGTCTGAAAATTTTGTGTTGTTTGCCTCAGTGGTTTGATAGCAGCTGGCGAAATATAGAAGGAGACAAATTGTGTTTACTACTATTTGCTGAAATCTTGTCTcttgtagtagtagtagttgTTGTTCTTGGCTGACAACATGTTGAGTGTGTTGTAAATCTCTCTAGAGAATCTAGAGAAGACTCTATACACGTTCATGTTTTTTTTACTCCTAGATCTTTCCATGTTAAATTTCTGTGTCACATGTGGATGTTGTTTGTGTTTATCCTGTTGCTTAATTGTTGATTAAACTTGTCCTCAAAATTCATTACAAATGGAGGGAGTTGCATTGTGCTGTGCATAATGGTTGTGTCGGTGGGAACTAGTGCATTGCTTTGTTGTTTTCATTGCTCGCCAGAGAGGCATATAACAATGATGTAGTCCCAACAGTTAGAACATCAAGAAAGTTGTCCAAGGCATAGTTTTTCTGGACTCCATAAccctccaagcaaaacacatacgACCAACTAAAAAAAAAGTTTCATTAAAAGGTGTTTACATTTTCCACATGGTTTCATTTTTAGAGAAATAGTAGGCGAGTTAACCTATTGGCTAATGCACATTTTTTGTTAGATTATGTACATTACTAACAAATAAAACTACAAAGACTTGCAAAACTGGCCAGCCAGCAATGGAAATCACAAGGTTTTCTCCTAGCTTTGCGACAAACCTTCTCCGGGAATATACATCATTAAATATATTATTTTTAACAATTTGGCATAGAAACTCTCAAATTCAAGATCTTCACCCACACCAAAGGGACCAACCTTACATTTTTAGAGGATATAGTACTTGGCATAATACTCAGGTACAGGATAGTCAGAGCTATAATTCCGCTCCCTTTAAAAGCATGGCATGTTCAAAGTCATTAGCATCAAACAGCGCTGCCCATTTTCAGGTTGATCTTTTTTTTTTGCTTCTAATAGACTCTCCATAGTATTACCAGCCTAACACTTGACTCTTTGAAGGTGTGCAGAACTATTTAAACGTCACTACACCTTCTAGTTTATGGACTATATGGTACTGGTTAGGGTTCAGGTGAATCGTTCATGTTCATGTTCATCTTCCCCAACCGCCCCACGTACCACCGGCCTAACCGCCGCCccagccatccctctagccccagTGATGAACGGATTTTTCAAGCAAACCTACTAAATTCAGGCGACTTACAAGTAGCTAAACTGGGACTATATACCTATGTGTAGTGACTTGAAGATGTTATTTAAACTCAAGCATAAGCAAAGATTAAAAAAAACAGATTTTGGACAAAGAAAACAGGCAAAGGGCTGACAGCAGAACAACACAGGGCAAAGAGCAAGTTTCAGTTTCCTAGGCATACTCTGCTCAGCTGCAGAAGGCCCAAATGATTCATGAATGAACTTACTGTGGTACATCTTCAGTTCGACAAGATAATTCAGGGCTACAGCTACAGCTTTAAGTAGTACAACTACAACTCAATTTCAACGAAGCAACAAATTTCCTCAGGAAACAGGCTGCAGTGTCAGCACTACTTATACACACACATCAGATGGCCAGAGGGTTCCATGGTAGTTCCATCGGTTCAGTTCAGCTCAAGCCTTGCGGACAATCACATGGCGCTCCCTCTTGTACTCCACTTCGTCCCTCTGGTGCATGATCACAAGGGCTCTTCTCACCTGAAGCAGCAAAGGTAAAGCATGGTGAGAAACCGAGTGGCTACAGATTATTTTTATGCATGACATTTCGTATGTGAGAAAAATCTGATGTGTGGGATGACAGGATGCTTACAATGGATTCATTCAACCCCATCCGGTTCAGTTCATCAAGCAGCCGACGTTCGGATATGTGGCTCCCGATTCCCATCCTTCTCTTTATCTGCGCTTCTGCTTGCTGTTGGGATGAAGTGAACGATAAACTCAGCAGATGCAAAAGGTTGAAAACGCTGGGTTTTAGTTTTGGATGCAATAGACTCACCTTGATTTCGTTTGCGATCTCCGGTGACAAGTTCAGATGCTCGTTGATTCCAGATCTTGCGGCGTCCACAGTGGAGACGTTGAACAGTCTAAATGCCTCTTCGATGTGCTCTGGCGTAGCCACACTAGTCCTGAGAACCACTCACATGTCAGCAAGGAATGCCATGATATTTGTTTGCCAGAACTTTAGCCACAAGTCATGATGTTAAATACATAAAGATCTTCTAAATGTACCAGAATCAAGCAAGTGGCAAAACAATGTTTGTGGAATAATTAGCATGTGATCAGATTGCACTTACAATCTCATCTTTGCAAGAGATTCGCTCAACCGTATAATAGCTTCAAGCTGCCTCACAGTGATGGGTATGGCTGCAGCTCTTCCTGTCTCATGGGATTGTTGTCTCATTTTCTGCATAATGATAAAACAAATAGGTAAATGTCTCGTATAAAAATGATAACTATCGTCTAAAAAAATTTGATTGTGACAATCACCATGAAACTATCATAAAAAAGGTCTTGAGATTTTCAGAAAGCAGATGCAGAGAATTATTCAAACTGTTGCGGCATTTGCCAGAAAAAGATGCAGTGGCAGAAATCCAGCCAGAACTAAATCACCATCCTTTGGAACAGCAAACATAAACATGGAGAAGCTCAAACTCACGCAATAGCAAAACACATGTACACAGTAATCACCAAGACAAGAAAAAAATATGAATAAAATCACAGTATACAGCAACAGTTTATCATGTCCATTCAAGCTTCTGATCAGTAAGTTCCCAATCTCTATTTTATCATCATTAACGCAAACTTCAACTCTACATGTCTTCTCTTGTGCCTGGCAAAGAAGAAATCTTCACCAAAGGCACAGATAAAGCTTATATGTAGAGGAGCATGTTATAATAAGATTTGGCTAACTTTCATCATTTCAGATGGAAAAATATTTGGACCTTCCTCTTAACTTTAAAAGGCTTCCAAACAAGGAAATGGCAAGTCCAAATAACAGATATGTTCTCATGAACTTTAAGCTGACTCATTATGTAACCAGGTAACAAGGTGAAATTCTGCATAGACATACCTGTCTGATCTCAACGTATTTGTTCTGCAGCATCTCTGCTGCTTTTTCTGAGAGTCGTGGTCTACATGTGTTGCGGCAGTACTCAACGTACCTGCAGATTTGTGAGATTGTGAATATGATGGAGTTTGACAAATTGAGTGAAACATAATATGAAAACCCAACCACACCTTTTCAGCCAATTCTCTCCTTCATTGGTATCTGCGTTCCTGTTTACTTGAGTTGCAGCACCACTGGCATGCACCTTAATGATGTGGTTTGCTATTCGCTGCATTTGAAGTTCATTTAGTCTTTGAACTTAAAAAATTACAAGTATCTGAAGAAAGAAATTGATCCATACCTTATCTTGCTCATACATTCTGACATCTTTAACTATGAAGATTAGATCAAATCGAGAAAGGATTGTTGTCTGCAGGTCTATGTTATCTTGTGCAGTCTGATGAACAGCAGAAGACAGTTTATCAAACTTAGCACTAGAATAGTATATTCATTTTAAAATCAAAATAGTAGGCAAGACAATGAAAAAAAAACAGATTGACTAACCTTAAGGTCATCATAACGCCCTGAAATTGGATTGGCAGCTGCAAGAACTGAGGTCCTTGAATTAAGTACTGTTGTAATGCCAGCCTTGGCAATAGATATTGTCTGCTGCTCCATGGCCTCATGAATTGCAACTCTGGAACCACACAAGAATAACAAAACAGATTAAAACGAGTATGAGAGAGAGGGTACAAAATAAACAGGTACACAATGTTATATTCTAGTTTTGACTAATAATTGGTTAAATTTTACCTGTCTTCAGGCCTCATTTTGTCAAATTCATCAATACAAACTACTCCACCATCAGCCAATACCATGGCTCCTCCTTCCAAATAAAACTCACGCTGTGCAGGAAAAGAATAGCCTTTTACACACAGAACAAAAACTTGAGAGTAACAGAGTAAGTAATTTGATTTAGACAAGCATACCGAGTTACTATCCCGGGTTACAGATGCTGTAAGACCAGCTGCAGATGAACCTTTTCCAGAGGTATAGACTGCAATTGGTGCTGTCTTCTCTACAAACTTCAGAAACTGTCCAAATGTAGAAATGCATGTCACTCACTCAGAAATCATTGGTCTTTACAATAGTGTAAAAACCAGAAACAATTAATTTTGGCAAATTATGTTAACTAAACTAGTGTATCACATGAATTCAGAGTGCAAGCCGTGACATTTTTTAGTGAAAGGGTAGCACTTCTGCATAATGCACAATAAAAGGTTGAGTACTGAGTACATAAGTATAATCTACTGACACATGCAACAGCAAAAGGAGAGCAGGAGCTTAATCCCTGAAAGTTGACTGACTTGAAAGCTACTTGCTAGTTCAAGGTATCAAACTAGATTATGTTTCTCTCCTTCCAAATATTCCAGCAAGCAAAATCAGTAATCACTTACAAATTTCAACAACTCCAGGGAGTTGACAAGACTAATATGACCTATATTGTCATGTTTTTTGCCAACAAACTAAATGCTGTGATAACTTAAAACAGCACTTGCCTGGGATTTTGCTGTGGATGGATCACCCAAAAGCAAGGCATGAATGTCCCCTCTCAAACGGACGCCATCTGGTAGCCTCTGCAGTAGACAATAGTTCAAACAGCATGGGAGCACTCACGATTAGCTACGGGATACAGATTAATTTGCAATGCATATCAGAGGCTGATAATATCAAATACCTTTTTTGATCCCCCAAACAGAAGGCAAGCAATAGCTTTCTTGACATCACCATGACCGTAAATTGAAGGGCCTATCATTGAACAAATCTTGGCATATGCATCCGGCCTCTGTGCAAATTCTTTGAATTCCATTTCCTGCAACCAAACAAGTTAACATTACAGGAAAAAAGTGCAACTCCCATGATTAATGAAAACACTAAAAATTAAACTACCTCATCGAGTGTGAAATGTGAGGGGCCATTTGTGTTGTCATCTCGAGACTGCTCTAACCCCACGATTCTAATGTAGGGCTGTTTAACTCCAACAGCACCTTTCTGGCTGCAAAATGAATGTACAGCGGCATCAGCCATGTAACCAGCTTAGCTAACAGCAAAAACTCAGTTCTGAAACATACTTGTTCGTCCCGGATGCTTGGAATACACTGTAGATGCCAATCACAGTTAATCTAGTCCCTGGAACAATTGTCTGAACAAGATGTCTGTCTACAGAAAGCAGCACATTCCTTGGAAGCTCACCAGTTGGAACATCCTGGAAGATGATATTAACAAAGATTAATGATTGTTGTCATGTCACAGTAGTTGGCAAGTGAACATCGTATAAAAACGGATTACTGCACAACTCAGCAGTTCTGCAGGAAGCATAATACTAACCTCAGGATTTTCCTGCAATTTGAGAGTCTGTAGATCCACATACTTGCTCTTGTCAGGGACTGCAATCCAGGGGTCCAGGGGGCAAGGCTCTTCTCCAGGCTAAGGAAACGAAACGATCAGATACATCAGTACCACCACCATTAATAACAATACAAAAACTAAACAGCATGGCAATGATTGAATATGATCACTGGGAAATATACCTGAGGAACATGATCACAGGATCGTGGGACAATAGCCCCACCTAGGCCTGGCCTGCACGGCACAGTCCTCACACTCCTGCAGTTCTTGCAGAGCAGTGTCACATGAGTGGCCTTGGCTTTCACCCTCGATGCGGCAATTGCAATACCCGCAATCTTCACCAGTTTGGACATGTAATCCGCCTGTAATTTTTTCGTTGGTTATCAAAATGGAGTTCCTAAAACTCTCTGAAATCAGCTAATTTTTACAGAATTGGTTTCAGAATGACCCCAATAGATCTCATGGAGACGCAATTCTCCTTGGAGGACAGGAAGATCTGCACATCGCCGGTGACAGGCTCCTCCATCTCCCCGGTCTCGCCCGCGACCTTCGACCTAAGGCTGGCGAGAACCTCGGACCCGGCCGTCTCGAACTGCAGAAACCCACCACGCCAAGAATTAGACACCAATCCCTGAACCAACAGGAAAAAGACACACATGACACAGTTTCAGAGATGGCAACGCACCAGCGGCAGGTAGTCTGCGGGCGCCTTGCGGATCCTGTCGGCGAGCTCGGCGTCGAAGGCGTCGAGGTCCTCGATGGCGACGGTGACATGGTCGCGGTTGTGCACGAGGCTCTCACTGCAACATATAAACGCGTACACGGGTTAGCCTAGCCCGATTCGACAACGGCGCCAGATCTggcgaggggaaggggaggggcgggGGGTACCGGTAGGGGAAGTCGCCGGTGGGGCCGGTGAAGCCGCGGAGGAACTCCTTGAACTTGCGGAGGGCGGAGTGGCGGGtgatgtcggcggcggcggggtcgccCTGCGGGAACTGCGCCTGGTCGCTGTAGAAGACGGCGCCCTCGTCCCAGCccgacatggcggcggcggcggcgaggagaggGGCACGGGCGCGTGCGTGGGCGGGTGGGTGCGGACGCGGCGGGGAATGGGAGAGGATGGGAAGGGAGACGGCGAGGGGGGTGGGGATGGGAGTGGTGGCGCGAAGAGGGTAATAGAGGGTGGTTTGGCGGGAAAGCGGTGCGCGTTTTGGCGGGAGGAGGCTCTTGCGCTCCGCGCTCGTGCTCCTCTAGGGTTTGGTTGGGTTGTTCTTGCGGCGAGGCCGGGTTCGTTGGTGGGCTCATAGTGTGTGGGCTTGGGCCTGGACTGATAGTGGGCTGGTAAAGGTGTCCTAAGTGTCTCTTCTCTTTTTACTAAAAAAACCTTTTTGATGCTAAAAAAAGTATTTTCTTATTCAACaaaaaatcatttttttcttGGACGAAAATATTGTATCTCAAAGATTATTCCATTGCATATTCATTCTTAACAAAAAAAATATGCGTATACAATATATGCATATTAATATTTGCTTAACCGAAGACTGTAACATTTATGGTCATTCTATAGGAGATTGTAAAGTAGGGCGTGTACATCGCATTTTGCAACTGCAAACAAACAGTACTAGAATTGATAAAAGTCCATATATTGTATGCGGACCAGTAAGGGCGCCCCAAATCTTTCTTTTTTGTTACTCTGAAAAATGCTCTTTTTTTTACTAAATgttctcttttatttttcttgAAATGAATATTTTCTTAACATATTATTGTCAGAAAATGGTTATTATCTATTTACAAACGGACGACCTGAGTTCCATTTTATTCCTTTTGGAAGGAATACATATAATATCTTCTTAACTAAAAGCATGCAAATTTTGGTCATTTTCTTAAGAGATTGTGGAGTAAGTTCAGACACCACATTATTACAGTTACAAAGTAATTCTAGAATGAACAAGAATTATGTGGATTCGCACAAGAGGCTTGCTACTTACGGAAATTTAACATGCAATACATATGATACGTTTTTGTCTAGCTTTTGCTTCCACTTAATTAATACATATTGAAATGGTGATGGAAGGGGAGGCAACAGAGAAAACGGCGAGAAGAGGAGTTAGGACGACCAAAAGAaaagagaaggaggaggagaacaTTGAGACGGACGATGGTGTATGGGTTTAATTAAACCTCCCTACACCGCCATGTCGGTGAAGCGCAAAAGATTTTGTTGACTTGGCATGCACGTgtctcttaaaacaaaagtgcaCTTTCAATTTAGGTTAGTTCTAGAACTGGACTACAGATGGTTGCTCGTCCTCAAAGTAACTGGCAAAAGGCAGATTGATTTATTCTTGTCGAGATTCCGGACACAATTGTGTCATGCCGTTTCAATTTTTAACTACCGAGTTGCGCCGAAGGTGGTCGTTCTTCCACGCTAGCTTTTGACAAATGGAAAAGGCAAGcatgtttttttttgaaaaaatattgaaGGTAGACAAACAATTCTCTCCTCGAACGCAACCCAGGGAATACCGTGGGTGTAAAATGCAGCTTGGGCCTGGTTTTCGGAAGCAGAGTGGCTCGAAATCGACGGCCGAGGCTCGGCCACGTCGCCCTTCCGGTTCGAATCCGCGGCCCCGGAAGTCGACAGCAGAACCGAACCAGTATCGCCAAATCCGTCCAACAAGACCAACCTCAGTTCCGACGGAGACTCCAAGGCCATCGCCATCCACCCGTGCTCCGCTCTGATCCCAGATCACCCTCGCCCCATCCTCCGCGCGCTGCAGCTCTCGCCCCACGCGGATGGCCTCCGCCCTCTCCGCCCCGGCGGcctccgccgtcgccgccgcccggtGCAAGGCACGGGCCCGCCTCCTCTGATGCCGAACGCGTCTGTCTCTCTGCCGGTGCGGTGGATTCTGAACCTTTTCTCTTTTTGTCGTGGGCGCAGGTGTTCGGAGGAGGAAGGAACGATGGGAGGGCCGGGTGCCGCGTCGGGGTCGCGAGGAAGGTGATTGGTCCGATCCTGTGTCCCCGCTCGCTCTGGCTTACCCAGATCCCGCATTTGATTTGTGAAGAATTGGTTTGGTTCTGTAACGCGACTGTGCTAGATGGTTCCGGGCCCTGTCACAGGTGTTCATGCGTGCACGATTTGTTGACTGATCCAATTCAGGGCTGCTAGTGGTTCAGTGTTCATATGCACGGTAATGCTCAGAATCGACTAAGCAAGCTCCTATATAGTCTGCACCGTGATTGGCAATCGTGCATGATGCTGCAAGCTTTTAGAACAACAGCGGTTCATGGAGTACCATGCACTGGACTGCTGGGGTGCCTCCTGGGATTCAGCCGTCACGAAGCTCTGATATATGCACATTTTCTGTTATAAAATTTCTGTGGCCTCGGAACTTGCTTCCTGGGCCAGTAATTCAGGACTGCTAGTGGTTTTACTTGCGGTGTTCTCGATTCAGGGCTGTGATTTCCAATTGTGCACGATGCCACAAGCTTTTAGAACCATACTGAGTCACGCGGAATCGTATCTGGGCTGCTGGTGCCTCCTGGGATTCAGACTTCGCATGACTCCGATACGCACCTTTCCTAGCAATTCAATTTTTCAGCGACCTTTCAGCTCTGCTAGTCGGGACAGAGTAGTAAGTACTCCCTCCGCCCGGAATTACTAGTATAGACGTATTTtaattctagatacatccatttctctgacaagtatttccggatggagggagtagaaataATAATAATCAGGAACACTCTTAAGGATTCGGAGGAGAGTGTCGTCTGTGAATAACTTCTGTTCATCATAAATCATAAAGTATGCTGACTTCTTTTGAGAACAAGCAGTCATTGACACATGAACAATCATGAAGCTGCGCTTTTATTCTGCACAGCTATAAACATGCGCGTGCTTAGTCCAGGCTTCTTCTGGTAGAAGTAGTTATACGTATTTACTGTACTTATAGTGATAGGACCACTCTAGAGTTGCTTGTTTCAAAGTTGAGGCACATTGCAGttggttgtgtagctggttaagCCAGCATCTCTGTTTCTCCATGGATAATCCTTTTGCATGTGACGTCAGCTGTGTCTTGAAGCCTGGTGCCAGGTCAATATTTGACATCTCTTGATATGGTTTGTGTTTTGAAATTTAATTCTTCCTTTGCCGTTTTGGATGCAGAATACTAGCCACATAACGATGGCAGTTGCAGTAGATGCTTCTCGCTTTGAAGGAGTGCCAATGGCCCCTCCAGACCCGATTCTTGGGGTTTCGGAAGCATTTAAAGCAGACACAAGTGATCTGAAGCTCAACCTTGGCGTTGGTGCCTATAGAACGGAAGAGCTACAGCCCGCTGTCCTCAATGTTGTCAAGAAGGTAAGTCTAATCGTCCTTGGCATTTCCTGAATAATTTAGGTTCCTATTTTGATGTGCTACTGCTACATGTGGTAGGCTGAAAAACTTATGTTGGAGAAAGGAGAAAACAAGGAGGTACGATGGAAATTTTACAATTCGGATGATTTGGACTTGGTC containing:
- the LOC125515149 gene encoding DNA replication licensing factor MCM5, with the protein product MSGWDEGAVFYSDQAQFPQGDPAAADITRHSALRKFKEFLRGFTGPTGDFPYRESLVHNRDHVTVAIEDLDAFDAELADRIRKAPADYLPLFETAGSEVLASLRSKVAGETGEMEEPVTGDVQIFLSSKENCVSMRSIGADYMSKLVKIAGIAIAASRVKAKATHVTLLCKNCRSVRTVPCRPGLGGAIVPRSCDHVPQPGEEPCPLDPWIAVPDKSKYVDLQTLKLQENPEDVPTGELPRNVLLSVDRHLVQTIVPGTRLTVIGIYSVFQASGTNNQKGAVGVKQPYIRIVGLEQSRDDNTNGPSHFTLDEEMEFKEFAQRPDAYAKICSMIGPSIYGHGDVKKAIACLLFGGSKKRLPDGVRLRGDIHALLLGDPSTAKSQFLKFVEKTAPIAVYTSGKGSSAAGLTASVTRDSNSREFYLEGGAMVLADGGVVCIDEFDKMRPEDRVAIHEAMEQQTISIAKAGITTVLNSRTSVLAAANPISGRYDDLKTAQDNIDLQTTILSRFDLIFIVKDVRMYEQDKRIANHIIKVHASGAATQVNRNADTNEGENWLKRYVEYCRNTCRPRLSEKAAEMLQNKYVEIRQKMRQQSHETGRAAAIPITVRQLEAIIRLSESLAKMRLTSVATPEHIEEAFRLFNVSTVDAARSGINEHLNLSPEIANEIKQAEAQIKRRMGIGSHISERRLLDELNRMGLNESIVRRALVIMHQRDEVEYKRERHVIVRKA